AGGGCGGGGAGGAGGGCGAGGAGGGCCTCCGCCTCGGGGCGGGCGCGGAGCTCGCGGTAGCGGGCAAGCACAGCGTCCTCCCGCCTTGGCCCCGAGGCCGCTTCTTCCGCCCGGCCCAGGGAGGCGAGGGCGTCCTGGGCCTCCGCGGCCAAGGAGGCCCGCCAGCCGGGCGGGGCGAGCCCTTCCGCCTTTTGGTAGAGGGGGAGGGCCCGGTCGGGGTGGCCCTCCCGCCACAGGGCCTGGGCCTGGACGCGGAGGAGGTGGGCGGCCTCCCGGGCCTCGCCCGCCTCGGCCAGGTGGTGGGCGGCCTCCTCCAGGCGCCCCTGGGCGGCGAGAAGCCTGGCGGCGAGCCGGCGCCACTGGGTTCGCTCCTCCTCGGGGACGAGGCGCCGCGCGGCCTCGGCGAGGGGGGGCGGGACGCGCCCGTGGACCAGAAGGCCCTCCGCCACGAGCCGTTCCCGGGAGAAGGGCCCGGCGATGGCCTCCACCACCTCGGGGGGCACCTCCCCCAGGACCCCCATGGCGAGGAGGGCGGTGCGCTCGGGGACGGGGAGGGCGTCCAAGGCGGGCTGGAGGGCGAGGAGGGGCGGGGCCTCGAGGCCCTCCAGGCCGAGGCGGGCGGGGAAGAGGGGCCTGCGGCTTTCCGCGAGCACCAGGAGGTTTTCCGGCATCTGCCCCAGGAAGCGCTCCAGGGTGCGGTCCGGGTAGTGGAGGTCCTGGAGGAGGAGGAGAAGGGGCGTCTTTAGCCCCATTAGGGCCTCCCGCCAGGCGGCGAGGATGGCCTCGTCCAGCGCGCGCTTCTCCCACGGGGGCCTGGGGGCGAGGCCGAGGCTGTAGGCCAAAGCTTCGGCCAGGCCCTCGGGGAGGTTCCGGAGGAGGGCCTCCGGGGCGCCGAAGGCCTCGGTCACCGCCCGGTAGAGGGTGGCCCGGAGGGGCATCTCGGGCCCCATGCGCTGAAGCCGCACCGTGGGGAAGGGAAGGCCCCGGGCCCGCCTTTCGCGGAAGACCTCGAGGAGAAAGCTCTTCCCGCTTCCCGCAGGCCCGTGGACCACCAGGCGCCTTTCCGTAAAAAGGCGCGCCTCCAGGGTCTGGAGGAGGGGCCTGCGGTGGGGCGGGAGGTCCAGGGCAAGCCGGACCAGGCGGTAGACAGGCACCTGGCCCATCCCCTTGACCTCCCGGCTTCCCAGAAGCGCCCCCTCCGCCCCGGGGGCGAGGCGCAGGGTGGTGGCCTCGGTGAGGACCTCCCCGGGGGCGGCGAGCTTGGAGAGGCGCTCGGCCAGGTTCACCGGGGGGCCGAGGAGGGTGGGCTCCCCGGCGTACCCGCTGCCCAAGGGCCCCCAGAGGGCCTCCCCGCTCGCCACCCCGGCCCGGGCGGGGAAGGGGGAGTGCCGGACCATGTCCCAGGCGGCGGCCAGGGCCCGCCAAGGCTCGAGGCCCTGGCTCCTGGGGGCCCCGAAGAAGACCAGGACCCCGTCCCCCAGGAAGCGGTGGACGAACCCCCCCCGGGCCCGGGCCCGGCCTGCGGCCTCCTCGAGGGCCTCCCTTAGGCGCCGGTAGGCCGGGGAAAGCCCCTGGCGGAAGGCCTCGGTGGAGTTCGCCAGGTCAAAGAAGACCACGCTCACGAACCGGGTCTCCCGGGGAAGCTTCGCCCCGAGGAGCTGGCCGCAGGCCAGGCAGTACCGGGCCTCGGGGGGGTTCTTCTGGCCGCAGGCGCAGCGCACGCTTACTCCCGGAAGAGCATCAGGGGGGGCCAGAGGAGGACCTCGGCCTCCTCGGGCATGGGGCCTTCCCAGTGGACCACCACGGGAAGCCCCCGGGCCAAAAGGAGGTAAAACCCCTCCTCCAGAGGACGCGCCGGGCCCACGAGGCGGTAGGCCGCCCCTTCCCGGAAGACGCCCTCCTTCCCCTGGGCCCGGGCGACCTTTCGGGCGAGGCCGTGGAAGAGGACCCGCGCTTCCCCCACCGGGGCCGGGGGCGCGCCCCGGTCCATGGCGTAGACGAACCCCGCCGGGGTCTGGACCTCGAGGAGCGGGCTCCCCCAGGGCTCGGGGTAGAGCCTCACCTCCACCCGGTGGGCGGCGAAGCGGGCCAGGAACTCCTCCGGGCTTTCCTCCACAGGCCTCATGCCCCTCAGTCTAAGGGGTGGGCCAAGGCCAGGGCGAGGGCCAGGGCCGCCTTCTTGTCCAGGTACTGGTTGCCGTTGCCGCACTTGGGGGAGAGGACGCACCGAGGGCAGCCCTCCTCGCAGGGGCAGGAGCGGAGGAGGTCCAGGGTGGCCTTGAGCCACTCGGGGAAGCGCCGGGCCGCCCGGCGGGCGTACCCTACCCCCCCGGGGTAGCCGTCGTAGATGAAGACCGTGGGCCCGCCCGGGGAGGGGAGGGGCCTGGGGTAGAAGGGGTAGGAGATCCCGCCCACGTCCTGCCGCTCCGCCAGGACGAAGAGGGGCAAGAGGCCGATCATGGCGTGCTCCAGGGCGTGGATCCCTCCGGGGATCTGGAAGGCGGGGACGGCCTCGGGCGGGTGGAACCAGAGCGCCTCCGTGGGGAAGGAGACCTCCGGCATCTCCAGGGGCACCTCCTCCAGGACGCTCCCCGTGTAGAAGCGCTTCTTCACGTACCCCACCACCCGCTCCCTCAGGACCACCCGGCCCACCCACACCCCGGGGCCCACCTCCTCCCCGGAGAGGACCTCGAGGTCCGTCTCCGCCCGGGGCTCGGTGTAGTAGTCCTCCAGGGCGGGAAGGAGCCAGACCTCGCGCCGGGCCAGGTCCACGTTGCGCACCAGGTAGCTCTCCCCCTGGTGCAGGTAGATGGCCCCGGGGTGGGCCTCCCAGTAGGCCTGCCGCTCGTCCAGGTAGCCCAACACCTCCCCGTCCGGGCCCCGCAGGGTGAAGGTGGCGCCGAGGCCCCTCAGGGTGATCTCCCGGTGGGGGTTGGGCTTCGGGGTGAAGAACCGCCCGTTCCGCTCCTTTAAGGTGGCCCGGGCCTCGGGGCAGAGGAGCTCCTCCGCCGATAGGGGCTTTTCCCGGGCCGCCGCGTGGAGGTGCAGGGGGCAGAGGACGGGGTTTTGCGGGTCCGCCACCGCCTCCTCGGGCGGGCTTTCCAGGAGGAGGGCGGGGCGGTGGAGGAAGTACTCGTCCATGGGGTCCTCCCGGGGGATGTAGACCAAGAGGGCCCGCCGTTCCCCCCGGCCCGCCCGGCCCGCCCGCTGCCAGAAGGCGGCGGTGGAACCCGGGTAGCCCACCAGGACCACGGCGTCCAGCTCCCCGATGTCCACTCCAAGCTCCAGGGCGCTGGTGGAGACCAGGACCCGCACCCGCCCCTCCTTGAGGTCCGCCTCCAGGCGGCGGCGCTCCCGGGCCGTGTACCCCGCCCGGTAAGGCCGCACCAGGGGGTGGGCGGCGTAGCGGGCGATGAGCTCCGCCGACTTGCGGGCCCCGGCGAAGACGAGCCCCTTGAGCCCTGCCTCCGCCAGGCGCCGGGCCAGGTAGGCCGCCTCGAGGAGGGGGCTCCGCCTGCGCTCCCCCCTCCGGTCCAAGGGCTTGGGGAGGAGGACGAGGAGTTCCCGCTCCGTCCGGGCCACCTGGGCTTTGAGCTCCTCAAAGGGGAGGCCCGTGAGGGCTTCCGCGTGCTCCCGGGCGTTGGCGATGGTGGCGCTTGCGGCGAGGACCTGGGGGGAGGCCCCGTAGTGCCGGGCCAGGCGGAGGAGGCGCCTCAGGATCAGGGCCACGTGGGTGCCGAACACCCCCCGGTAGGCGTGGAGCTCGTCCAGAACCACGTAGCGGAGCCGGGCGAGGAAGGGGGCCCAGTCCGGGTGGCGGGGCAGGAGGCCGTAGTGGAGCATGTCGGGGTTGGAGAGGAGGACGAGGCCCCGCTCCCGGGCCTGCCGCCGGGTGGCGGAGGGGGTGTCCCCGTCGTAGGGGAAGACGCCCTCCACCCCCA
This region of Thermus thermophilus genomic DNA includes:
- a CDS encoding DEAD/DEAH box helicase, whose translation is MLPEPLRGYSSYREWLEAEEEFKGRVVFARLLPKAPPRPAPYEGAFAGVLQALGLTPYLHQKRALKQVEAGANVVLAYPTAAGKSLVYQAPVLQAALEGATSLLLFPTKALAHDQLRRLRAMAQVLGVEGVFPYDGDTPSATRRQARERGLVLLSNPDMLHYGLLPRHPDWAPFLARLRYVVLDELHAYRGVFGTHVALILRRLLRLARHYGASPQVLAASATIANAREHAEALTGLPFEELKAQVARTERELLVLLPKPLDRRGERRRSPLLEAAYLARRLAEAGLKGLVFAGARKSAELIARYAAHPLVRPYRAGYTARERRRLEADLKEGRVRVLVSTSALELGVDIGELDAVVLVGYPGSTAAFWQRAGRAGRGERRALLVYIPREDPMDEYFLHRPALLLESPPEEAVADPQNPVLCPLHLHAAAREKPLSAEELLCPEARATLKERNGRFFTPKPNPHREITLRGLGATFTLRGPDGEVLGYLDERQAYWEAHPGAIYLHQGESYLVRNVDLARREVWLLPALEDYYTEPRAETDLEVLSGEEVGPGVWVGRVVLRERVVGYVKKRFYTGSVLEEVPLEMPEVSFPTEALWFHPPEAVPAFQIPGGIHALEHAMIGLLPLFVLAERQDVGGISYPFYPRPLPSPGGPTVFIYDGYPGGVGYARRAARRFPEWLKATLDLLRSCPCEEGCPRCVLSPKCGNGNQYLDKKAALALALALAHPLD
- a CDS encoding AAA family ATPase, with protein sequence MRCACGQKNPPEARYCLACGQLLGAKLPRETRFVSVVFFDLANSTEAFRQGLSPAYRRLREALEEAAGRARARGGFVHRFLGDGVLVFFGAPRSQGLEPWRALAAAWDMVRHSPFPARAGVASGEALWGPLGSGYAGEPTLLGPPVNLAERLSKLAAPGEVLTEATTLRLAPGAEGALLGSREVKGMGQVPVYRLVRLALDLPPHRRPLLQTLEARLFTERRLVVHGPAGSGKSFLLEVFRERRARGLPFPTVRLQRMGPEMPLRATLYRAVTEAFGAPEALLRNLPEGLAEALAYSLGLAPRPPWEKRALDEAILAAWREALMGLKTPLLLLLQDLHYPDRTLERFLGQMPENLLVLAESRRPLFPARLGLEGLEAPPLLALQPALDALPVPERTALLAMGVLGEVPPEVVEAIAGPFSRERLVAEGLLVHGRVPPPLAEAARRLVPEEERTQWRRLAARLLAAQGRLEEAAHHLAEAGEAREAAHLLRVQAQALWREGHPDRALPLYQKAEGLAPPGWRASLAAEAQDALASLGRAEEAASGPRREDAVLARYRELRARPEAEALLALLPALKPYPLEQAEARLLLAGLLWRAFRPREALAVLAEPPHPALPPDPVLEHQSLKAGLLMDLGRHAEAEPLLEGPLPEGLEARARFGAARLRLLLETGRLAQALEEGEGLYAKTPHPWMAAALLGAWTLKDRFPEALFREALAHPDGRGLALLALAHRRWRRGEDPVPLFKEVLKEARRLPNPYLHHLALSSLALYLWPKAPRKAQALSQHLLYHTHKTGFLVHLEVARLLRAQLLLETGERVDHLLGFTPSLPLTRAWKAALQGQEAAEDLEGYGILGRWVRRLWRRGAAWTRARRWS